Proteins from a single region of Neodiprion virginianus isolate iyNeoVirg1 chromosome 4, iyNeoVirg1.1, whole genome shotgun sequence:
- the LOC124303402 gene encoding protein Mpv17, which translates to MSSMFKLYQKLLRKYPLCVQSVQAGILMGTGDQIAQNFVERRKIEDLNFMRSAQFACIGCCLAGPATKTWYGILERYIGSKNSVAAFKKVLLDQGCFAPAFVAVLLTVIATMQGNDIEGVKKKVKADYKDVLCNNYKLWPMVQLANFYFVRLEYQVLVVQTVALFWNTYISYRTNRDVERTHKNV; encoded by the exons ATGAGTAGTATGTTTAAACTGTATCAAAAACTCTTACGGAAGTATCCATTATGTGTCCAATCGGTTCAAGCTG GCATATTAATGGGGACGGGTGATCAAATAgctcaaaattttgttgaacgtCGAAAGATTGAGGATCTGAATTTCATGCGCAGTGCACAGTTTGCCTGCATTGGCTGTTGTTTGGCG GGTCCTGCAACAAAAACATGGTACGGAATTTTGGAAAGGTACATTGGATCGAAAAATTCAGTGGCAGCATTTAAAAAAGTTCTTTTAGACCAAGGCTGTTTTGCACCAGCTTTTGTAGCAGTATTGCTAACAGTCATTGCTACGATGCAAGGAAACGATATTGAAGGAGttaagaaaaaagtgaaagcTGATTACAAGGATGTACTGTGCAATAATTACAAG CTGTGGCCAATGGTTCAATTAGCAAACTTTTATTTCGTTCGACTGGAGTATCAAGTGTTGGTTGTACAGACAGTCGCTCTCTTCTGGAACACCTATATATCTTACAGGACAAACAGGGATGTTGAGCGTActcataaaaatgtataa